In Methanobacterium spitsbergense, a single genomic region encodes these proteins:
- a CDS encoding nuclease-related domain-containing protein has translation MDYLICDKCEGYYELQSGESPNDFDLSCDCGGELQVHNMSNDYASENNEPKREIIGIGKGYAEKKSSHYNNLFIFGGIIGLIGLIGIIITPFSLIILLSGCGLLYYGYNNGKSWNKGIIGESIVADYLNQLPEDYYIFNDVKFPGSYGNLDHIVIGPNGIFVIETKNYKGFYFVKDKEWFYKTGKYTKKARSQPGKQVILNAMSLRKFLVDNNIKMDDVWIDSIVTLLNNNFKIEKRPKDYNVLFPSTIPQFILNSRRNIDINILNKAIVLIEPFCIELSYIYQTGKESDE, from the coding sequence TTGGATTATTTGATTTGTGATAAATGTGAGGGGTATTATGAGCTTCAATCTGGAGAGTCCCCTAATGATTTTGATTTATCATGTGATTGTGGTGGAGAATTACAGGTTCATAATATGTCCAATGATTATGCATCTGAGAATAATGAACCTAAAAGAGAAATTATTGGTATTGGTAAGGGTTATGCTGAAAAAAAGAGCTCTCACTACAACAACCTTTTTATTTTTGGTGGAATTATTGGTTTAATTGGATTAATTGGTATTATTATAACTCCATTCTCTTTAATTATTCTATTATCCGGATGTGGATTGCTTTATTATGGATATAATAATGGTAAAAGTTGGAATAAGGGTATTATTGGAGAATCTATTGTTGCAGATTATCTAAATCAATTACCTGAAGATTATTATATTTTTAATGATGTTAAATTCCCTGGAAGCTATGGAAATCTTGATCACATCGTAATTGGCCCTAATGGAATTTTTGTAATAGAAACAAAAAATTATAAAGGATTTTACTTTGTTAAAGATAAAGAATGGTTCTATAAAACTGGTAAATATACCAAAAAAGCACGTTCACAACCTGGAAAACAGGTAATCCTAAATGCAATGTCATTAAGAAAATTTTTAGTTGATAATAATATTAAAATGGACGATGTCTGGATTGATTCAATAGTTACATTACTAAATAACAATTTTAAGATTGAAAAAAGACCAAAAGATTATAATGTTTTGTTCCCTTCCACTATACCACAATTCATTCTAAATTCAAGAAGAAATATTGATATAAATATTCTTAATAAAGCTATTGTTTTAATAGAACCATTTTGTATAGAATTGTCTTATATATATCAAACAGGTAAAGAATCAGATGAATAG
- a CDS encoding HXXEE domain-containing protein gives MDLKILWFVPLAYFVHILEESPRFVPWAKKYFGAPETFEQFIVGNVIFMVYVLVSVSLAIFYPSEWTLILGLSTAAWIFSNFIIHASYTLYTGEYSPGGCDCKCNIRPTFIVYLF, from the coding sequence ATGGATTTAAAAATTCTGTGGTTTGTACCTTTAGCATATTTTGTACATATATTAGAAGAATCACCACGATTTGTGCCTTGGGCAAAGAAATATTTTGGTGCACCTGAAACATTTGAACAGTTCATTGTTGGAAATGTTATTTTCATGGTTTATGTTCTTGTATCAGTGTCACTTGCAATTTTTTATCCAAGTGAATGGACGTTAATTCTGGGATTGTCAACAGCAGCATGGATATTTTCAAATTTTATAATTCATGCATCATACACGTTGTACACTGGCGAATATTCACCAGGGGGTTGTGACTGCAAGTGCAATATACGCCCCACTTTCATTGTATATTTATTCTAA
- a CDS encoding beta strand repeat-containing protein: MGNVSAASGDTIYVNGNSTLGNDDWNGESATYQSGIIGPKYSIKNATGTVNTNGQIYIANEQYKGINNTQITIDKNMTINGESQTDTIINGTGTNGIFHINSGIYVTINNLTLTNATTTYYGGAIYNVGTLTINNSTFTSNTADVGGAIYNNGRTLNVTDSTFTNNYANYYGGAIYNAGTLNVNNNTFTSNTASHSGGAIYNENTVTVNDSTFTSNTATQGGAIYNYYGTVTVNNSTFTSNSATYSGGAIYNEDNLTITGSNFTSNIATFYGGSIFNGENGKLTVTESKFTGNTATSYDGGAIYSYEGGNLTVNGSTFTNNNASGGGGAIQNYGGTCNINNSIFNGNIAAIWGGSISNSDGSIPHAGILTINGSTFTGSSSSYNYGAIYNSGTICTITCNNITGNNGIAIYTINANTQIHFNRILNNTGSYDIWGISGVNATNNWWGTNFQGNNPVTAGRVNNNVNANTWLILSLKASTTSILNGGNSTVIVDLQHDNNGTVYNPANGHVPDGIVVNLSSDALGTVNPLTGTMINGMASTIFTAGLNPGISTITSTVDAATVTTDVTINENVPPVVTSTSPVNNSVNVDLNKVIQIVFDKNIKFGVNPWIELYETGTGNIKTFSTNIVDNVLSITPSSLLALGTEYSVILHSNSITNLAGIGLAAPYTTRFTTEAAPVVTSTNPLYNAFNVALNKVIQITFDKAIQLGTNPWIELKTSNSGTIVPYTTNIIGNVLSITPNSLLNAGTKYTVILHSNSITDMQGNGLNTPYTTIFTTTLPPVVTSTSPMNNEVNVAVNKVIQINFSKAIQLGTNSWIELKNQYGQIKPYTTSINGNTLNITANAAFARGTTYTVILHSNSVTSTGGAGLTTPYTTKFTTTTT, from the coding sequence ATGGGTAATGTTTCAGCTGCTTCGGGAGATACTATTTATGTTAATGGAAACAGTACTCTGGGAAACGATGATTGGAACGGTGAATCTGCAACATATCAATCAGGCATAATCGGTCCAAAATATTCAATAAAAAACGCAACAGGAACAGTAAACACCAACGGACAAATATACATAGCCAATGAACAATACAAAGGAATAAACAACACACAAATCACCATTGATAAAAACATGACTATTAATGGAGAAAGTCAAACAGATACCATAATAAACGGAACCGGCACCAACGGGATATTCCATATTAACAGTGGAATATATGTTACAATCAACAACCTAACACTAACCAACGCAACCACAACTTATTATGGTGGTGCTATCTACAATGTTGGTACTTTGACAATAAACAACAGCACATTCACCAGTAACACCGCAGATGTTGGTGGTGCTATCTACAATAATGGTCGTACTTTGAATGTAACAGACAGTACTTTCACCAATAACTATGCAAATTATTATGGTGGTGCTATCTACAATGCTGGTACTTTGAATGTAAACAACAATACTTTCACCAGTAACACTGCAAGTCATTCTGGGGGTGCTATCTACAATGAGAATACTGTGACTGTTAATGACAGTACTTTCACAAGTAACACCGCAACTCAGGGTGGTGCTATCTACAATTATTATGGTACTGTGACTGTAAATAACAGTACTTTCACCAGTAACTCTGCAACTTATTCTGGTGGCGCAATCTATAATGAGGATAATTTAACTATTACTGGCAGCAATTTCACAAGTAACATAGCAACTTTTTATGGTGGTTCAATTTTCAATGGTGAGAATGGTAAGTTAACGGTTACTGAAAGTAAATTCACAGGTAACACTGCAACTAGTTATGATGGTGGTGCTATCTACAGTTATGAGGGTGGTAATTTAACTGTTAATGGAAGTACATTCACCAATAATAATGCAAGTGGTGGAGGTGGTGCTATCCAAAACTATGGTGGAACTTGTAATATTAATAACAGCATATTTAATGGTAATATTGCAGCTATTTGGGGCGGATCTATTTCCAATTCAGATGGCTCTATCCCACATGCAGGTATTTTAACCATTAATGGAAGCACTTTCACAGGTAGCAGTTCATCTTATAATTACGGTGCTATCTACAATTCAGGTACTATCTGTACTATTACATGCAATAATATCACCGGTAACAATGGTATTGCTATCTACACAATAAATGCTAACACTCAAATTCATTTCAACCGTATTCTAAACAATACTGGAAGTTATGATATTTGGGGTATAAGTGGTGTTAATGCTACCAATAATTGGTGGGGAACTAACTTCCAGGGAAACAATCCAGTAACAGCGGGAAGAGTAAATAATAATGTAAATGCTAACACATGGTTAATACTCAGTTTAAAAGCATCAACAACCAGTATTCTGAATGGTGGTAATTCAACTGTAATTGTTGATTTACAGCATGACAATAATGGAACAGTCTATAACCCCGCAAATGGTCATGTACCTGATGGTATAGTTGTGAACTTAAGTAGTGATGCATTAGGCACAGTTAACCCATTAACAGGTACTATGATTAATGGTATGGCATCAACCATCTTCACTGCAGGTTTAAATCCGGGAATATCTACAATAACATCAACTGTTGATGCAGCAACTGTAACAACAGATGTTACAATTAATGAAAATGTGCCTCCAGTTGTTACAAGTACAAGTCCGGTTAACAATTCAGTTAATGTCGATTTGAATAAGGTGATACAGATAGTCTTCGACAAAAACATTAAATTCGGAGTGAACCCTTGGATAGAACTCTATGAAACAGGAACAGGAAACATCAAAACATTCTCAACAAACATAGTAGACAATGTATTATCCATAACACCCTCCTCACTACTAGCACTAGGAACAGAATATTCTGTTATCCTACACTCCAACAGCATCACAAATCTAGCAGGAATTGGATTAGCAGCCCCTTATACAACACGATTCACTACAGAGGCAGCACCAGTTGTTACCAGTACAAATCCACTTTACAATGCATTTAACGTCGCATTAAATAAGGTGATACAGATAACCTTTGATAAAGCCATACAACTCGGAACCAATCCATGGATCGAACTCAAAACAAGCAACAGTGGAACAATAGTACCATACACAACAAACATAATAGGAAATGTACTATCAATAACACCTAACTCACTCTTAAATGCAGGAACTAAATACACAGTCATCCTACACTCCAACAGCATAACAGACATGCAAGGAAATGGTTTAAACACACCGTACACAACCATATTCACAACAACCTTACCACCAGTCGTAACAAGCACAAGTCCAATGAACAACGAAGTTAATGTGGCTGTAAATAAGGTGATACAAATCAACTTCAGCAAAGCCATCCAACTCGGAACTAACTCATGGATAGAACTCAAAAATCAATACGGACAAATAAAACCATACACAACCAGTATAAACGGTAACACACTGAATATAACAGCCAACGCAGCATTTGCAAGAGGAACAACCTACACAGTCATACTACATTCAAACAGCGTTACAAGCACAGGCGGAGCAGGACTAACAACACCATACACAACAAAATTCACAACAACCACAACATAA
- a CDS encoding PAS domain-containing sensor histidine kinase — translation MSNNSNSNPTVESYKLIFESSLDAILLTHPDGTIFYANSSAEELYGYTQQEICDLGRSGIADTNDPNLQVILDEMARLDRSKGELTLIKKDGSKFPAEVSTSIFKDENGNINTFMTIRDISQCKRNEKQAKELLESEQQLVEELQASNEELQSVTEELHVSNEELQHQREGLVKVNQALLESEERKDRSQEIAHLGSWELDILKNKLFWSDEVYRIFGLKPQEFDATYEAFLKAIHPDDREAVDEAYTSSLHEGVDTYEIEHRVVRRSTGEIRIVHEKCEHLRDSSGRIVRSLGMVHDITERKKVEESLNQSQKLLQDIINGFPSPIFVKDIEGRFLTVNNKFEELLGVKNKELKGKTDYDIITKELAEYYRANDQKVLEEGKAISIEEEADLIDGHHTFIANKFPIYDNNSQAYGIGSVSTDITELKKTEEILKESEERLRLAQSLGNVGIWDWNTITDELHFTPELELLYGLIPGTIKTYQDWRQLTHPDDIEKIEAERDEKIANHEAFDLQFRILHKSGQIHWLSAKGGAIYNDEGDILRVLGINSDITDRINREEELKIFMNELERSNKELEQFAYITSHDLREPLRMIISFLQLLERRYKDQLDEDANEFIGFAVDGAKRLDAMTNDLLQYSKITSEKREVKPVNFENVMEHALTNLKVPIEENNAIITHDPLPTINGDEQLKVQLFQNLIGNAIKYRSQETPKIHISATKEKNQYLFSINDNGIGISQEHLKKIFTIFQRLHTQEQYEGTGIGLAIAQKIVHQRGGQIWAESELGEGSTFYFTIPY, via the coding sequence ATGTCTAATAATAGTAATTCTAATCCCACCGTAGAGTCTTATAAATTAATTTTTGAATCTAGTTTGGATGCTATTTTACTTACTCATCCTGACGGTACTATTTTTTATGCTAATTCTTCTGCTGAGGAATTGTATGGATACACTCAACAAGAGATTTGTGATCTTGGAAGAAGTGGAATTGCGGATACAAATGATCCGAATTTACAAGTGATTTTAGATGAAATGGCACGTTTAGATAGATCTAAAGGTGAACTAACCCTTATAAAGAAAGATGGATCTAAGTTCCCCGCCGAGGTATCTACAAGTATTTTCAAAGATGAAAATGGCAATATAAATACTTTCATGACAATTCGAGATATCTCCCAATGTAAACGGAATGAAAAACAAGCCAAGGAACTATTAGAGAGTGAACAACAACTTGTAGAAGAGCTTCAAGCATCAAATGAAGAATTACAGTCTGTTACTGAAGAATTACATGTTTCTAATGAAGAGCTTCAACATCAAAGAGAGGGATTGGTAAAGGTCAATCAAGCCTTGCTAGAAAGTGAAGAAAGAAAGGATAGATCACAGGAAATTGCACATCTCGGCAGTTGGGAACTTGATATTTTAAAAAATAAATTATTCTGGTCTGATGAGGTTTACAGGATTTTTGGACTGAAACCACAAGAATTTGATGCAACATACGAAGCTTTCCTAAAAGCAATACACCCTGATGATCGAGAAGCAGTAGATGAAGCATATACTAGCTCTTTACATGAGGGAGTAGACACTTATGAAATAGAACATCGCGTTGTAAGAAGATCAACAGGTGAAATTCGTATAGTCCATGAAAAATGCGAACATTTACGAGATAGTTCTGGTAGGATTGTTCGTTCGTTAGGAATGGTACATGATATCACTGAACGTAAAAAAGTTGAAGAATCTCTTAATCAGAGTCAAAAATTGTTGCAAGATATAATTAATGGTTTTCCATCTCCTATTTTTGTTAAGGACATTGAAGGCCGGTTTTTAACAGTCAATAACAAATTTGAGGAATTACTTGGAGTTAAAAATAAGGAATTAAAGGGTAAAACTGATTATGATATCATCACTAAGGAATTAGCGGAATATTATAGGGCTAATGACCAGAAAGTGCTTGAAGAAGGAAAGGCGATATCCATTGAAGAAGAAGCAGATTTGATTGATGGACATCATACTTTTATTGCAAACAAATTCCCTATCTATGACAATAACAGTCAAGCTTATGGAATAGGCTCTGTTTCCACCGACATTACTGAATTGAAAAAAACTGAAGAAATTTTAAAGGAAAGTGAAGAACGGTTGCGTCTAGCCCAAAGTCTAGGCAATGTAGGCATATGGGATTGGAACACAATTACAGATGAACTACATTTTACCCCTGAGCTTGAGCTATTATATGGGTTAATCCCAGGAACAATAAAAACATATCAAGATTGGCGTCAGTTAACTCACCCAGACGACATTGAAAAAATTGAAGCAGAAAGAGATGAAAAAATTGCAAACCACGAAGCTTTCGATTTACAATTCCGCATACTACACAAATCAGGTCAAATCCATTGGTTATCAGCCAAAGGTGGAGCAATCTACAATGATGAAGGAGATATATTACGAGTACTTGGCATAAACTCAGATATTACGGATCGTATTAATCGTGAAGAAGAACTGAAAATCTTTATGAATGAGTTAGAACGCTCCAACAAGGAGTTAGAGCAATTCGCATATATTACATCTCATGACCTACGGGAACCATTAAGGATGATAATTAGTTTTTTACAATTATTAGAGCGACGATATAAAGATCAGTTGGATGAAGATGCTAATGAATTTATTGGGTTTGCAGTTGATGGTGCTAAGCGCTTGGATGCTATGACAAATGATCTTTTACAATATTCTAAAATTACTAGCGAAAAAAGAGAAGTTAAACCTGTAAATTTTGAAAATGTCATGGAACATGCTTTAACAAACCTGAAAGTACCAATTGAAGAAAATAATGCAATAATCACCCACGATCCATTACCAACAATCAATGGGGATGAACAACTAAAGGTTCAACTATTCCAAAACCTCATAGGAAATGCTATTAAATATAGAAGCCAAGAAACTCCTAAAATTCACATATCTGCAACTAAAGAAAAAAATCAATATCTCTTTAGCATCAATGATAATGGAATTGGAATATCCCAAGAACACTTGAAAAAAATATTTACAATCTTTCAACGACTTCACACCCAGGAACAGTATGAAGGAACTGGAATAGGGCTTGCAATAGCACAAAAAATCGTACACCAACGAGGTGGACAAATCTGGGCAGAATCAGAACTAGGTGAAGGTTCAACTTTCTATTTTACAATACCATATTAA
- a CDS encoding nuclear transport factor 2 family protein, translated as MNTKDIVQSYYKSLDEKDDKWKDLYLEDAVFSDASQTLLAKGKEAVVQSFTPFLKGVAGIKIKQLIVEGESACAIVGYDYVNPKGERMSQDVSEIWEVKNNKLAKLTIYFDLTAYRNFMSS; from the coding sequence GTGAATACAAAAGATATTGTTCAAAGTTATTATAAAAGTCTAGATGAAAAAGATGATAAATGGAAAGACCTCTATTTAGAAGACGCTGTATTTTCAGATGCATCTCAAACTCTGTTAGCAAAAGGAAAAGAAGCAGTTGTTCAATCTTTCACACCTTTTTTAAAGGGAGTGGCGGGAATAAAAATAAAACAACTAATTGTTGAAGGAGAAAGTGCCTGCGCAATAGTAGGCTATGATTATGTAAATCCTAAAGGAGAAAGAATGAGCCAAGATGTATCAGAAATATGGGAGGTCAAAAATAATAAACTGGCAAAATTAACCATTTATTTTGACCTGACTGCATACCGAAACTTTATGAGCAGTTAA
- a CDS encoding STAS/SEC14 domain-containing protein, with product MSESKGNVLGFKLIGDITKEDFKIIVPEVQALVDKEESISLLLDMTQFKWENIDAWGADFNFNRTYRKKINKIAIIGNKTWEKWLTKLVEPFYHSAEAKFFNPINIEAAWKWLKE from the coding sequence ATGAGTGAAAGTAAAGGAAATGTATTGGGCTTCAAACTAATAGGAGACATTACTAAAGAAGATTTCAAAATAATAGTGCCTGAAGTGCAAGCATTGGTAGACAAAGAAGAATCAATCTCCCTACTTCTCGATATGACACAATTCAAATGGGAAAATATCGATGCATGGGGGGCTGATTTTAACTTTAATCGTACATACCGCAAGAAGATAAATAAAATAGCCATCATTGGGAATAAAACTTGGGAAAAGTGGCTAACAAAGCTTGTAGAACCATTTTATCATTCAGCAGAAGCCAAATTTTTCAACCCAATTAATATAGAAGCCGCATGGAAATGGTTAAAAGAATAA
- a CDS encoding amino acid permease, with translation MDWLHLCSECLCRGIWKLCFYFPTMGQSGFSVTILAILIILIFTFINFLGPKVVGRSEIVIVGIKVGILLTFALVGLFFIKPSLLTISQFPHVTNISTASALLFLGYQGFGLITNTAEDIENP, from the coding sequence GTGGATTGGTTACATCTTTGCTCTGAGTGTTTATGCAGAGGCATTTGGAAATTATGCTTCTATTTTCCTACTATGGGCCAATCAGGATTCTCTGTTACTATTTTGGCGATTCTAATTATATTGATATTTACATTCATCAATTTTTTGGGACCCAAAGTTGTGGGAAGATCAGAAATAGTAATTGTGGGAATAAAGGTAGGGATATTGTTAACTTTTGCTTTAGTAGGATTGTTCTTCATAAAACCTTCCCTATTAACAATTTCTCAGTTTCCCCATGTTACTAACATATCAACAGCATCTGCATTATTATTTTTAGGATATCAGGGCTTTGGTTTAATCACAAATACTGCGGAGGATATAGAAAACCCCTGA
- a CDS encoding winged helix-turn-helix domain-containing protein, with protein sequence MEKVEEIYSEKIVDIDAKLDSIHQDIKRLMERSNKEYLELMLSNLKKDFLNSITSYVSDDRENCLESSMVDPCEMRETCKSRFTNFLANNENLFLQDNVPEDVIEEKKLELSEIRKGAPFDKCDICFSEVNSLFNKQLDLISSLQIYSTNKEKRTEISTIQEENIVKSVLEPLSNKQRLQILKSMASETRTFSALSESTGLRGGNLLFHIQKLLETDLILQRHERGDYMITKKGFNLLMMLANFQKLQYNE encoded by the coding sequence ATGGAGAAGGTAGAAGAAATCTACAGTGAAAAAATAGTGGACATTGACGCTAAATTAGACTCAATACATCAAGATATTAAACGTTTGATGGAAAGGTCCAATAAAGAATATCTTGAATTAATGTTATCCAATTTAAAGAAGGATTTTTTAAATTCCATCACATCTTACGTTTCAGATGATAGAGAAAATTGCTTAGAGAGCAGCATGGTAGATCCCTGCGAGATGAGGGAAACATGTAAGTCAAGATTTACAAATTTCCTAGCTAACAATGAAAATCTTTTCCTGCAAGATAATGTCCCGGAAGATGTTATTGAAGAGAAGAAATTAGAATTGAGTGAAATTCGAAAAGGAGCACCGTTTGATAAATGTGATATTTGTTTTTCTGAAGTCAATTCACTATTTAATAAACAATTAGACCTAATTAGTTCACTTCAAATCTACAGTACTAATAAAGAAAAAAGGACTGAAATTTCAACTATTCAAGAAGAGAATATAGTCAAAAGTGTACTCGAACCATTATCCAATAAACAAAGGCTTCAGATACTCAAATCTATGGCCTCAGAGACCAGAACTTTTTCGGCTCTTTCGGAATCCACAGGACTTCGTGGCGGTAATTTACTCTTCCACATACAAAAACTATTAGAAACCGATCTCATACTGCAGCGTCATGAAAGAGGAGATTATATGATAACCAAGAAAGGATTTAATCTCCTCATGATGCTTGCTAATTTCCAAAAATTACAGTACAATGAATAA
- a CDS encoding pyridoxamine 5'-phosphate oxidase family protein, which yields MVLSTEMMDSIEKSNIVFLATANKEDYPNVVPIGLARPLDNETVLLVANFMNKTYENLKENPKAAIIVADVTKCPYQFKGNVEIHESGKYFEDAVEWAKGVMAQLNPKGAVLLKIDEIYSVQPGPDAGKKIE from the coding sequence TTGGTATTAAGTACAGAAATGATGGATTCTATTGAAAAGAGTAATATAGTCTTTTTAGCGACTGCAAACAAAGAAGATTATCCTAATGTCGTTCCAATAGGGCTTGCCAGACCATTAGATAATGAAACAGTATTGTTAGTTGCTAATTTCATGAATAAAACATATGAAAATCTCAAAGAGAATCCAAAAGCCGCTATTATTGTGGCGGATGTAACAAAATGCCCTTATCAGTTCAAAGGTAATGTAGAGATACATGAATCAGGTAAATATTTTGAGGATGCAGTAGAGTGGGCAAAAGGTGTTATGGCTCAACTCAACCCCAAAGGTGCAGTTTTACTCAAGATTGACGAAATATATTCAGTACAACCAGGTCCAGATGCTGGCAAAAAAATAGAATAA
- a CDS encoding MTH865 family protein gives MSVKEEIHAQIVGALAGTKFPIETPEALLGAFPDGAETTCKSGDVELKAGDAGKVLTADDFPFKSAKEVADVIVDRAGL, from the coding sequence ATGAGCGTAAAAGAAGAAATACATGCACAAATAGTAGGAGCACTCGCAGGAACCAAGTTCCCAATAGAAACACCCGAAGCACTTCTAGGGGCATTTCCGGATGGTGCAGAAACTACATGTAAATCTGGAGATGTGGAATTAAAAGCAGGAGATGCAGGAAAAGTTTTAACTGCAGATGATTTCCCCTTTAAATCCGCCAAAGAAGTTGCAGATGTTATAGTGGATAGGGCAGGTTTGTAA
- a CDS encoding MoaD/ThiS family protein — MTGKELLAELDISAFEAMIMKNNKIVRESEVLTNQDKIKILNMIHGG, encoded by the coding sequence ATTACCGGAAAAGAATTATTAGCAGAACTTGATATCTCGGCATTTGAAGCCATGATCATGAAAAACAATAAAATAGTAAGAGAAAGTGAAGTGCTCACCAATCAAGACAAAATAAAAATTTTAAATATGATTCATGGTGGCTAA
- a CDS encoding APC family permease, translating into MGKTTKALNGKPIGLWSAIAIGIGGMIGAGIFSILGIATEIAGNLVYISFIIAGVIALLCAYSYAKLSSKYPSAGGPVIFLIRGFGDGVLSGGFNILLYLGYIIVISVYAKAFGVYAATLFSSTPSPIIATILAISIVLFFTIINLLGAKAVGKSETLIVAIKVGILISFAVIGFFFIKISYLSFPTNISTGNVLTGAALLFMGYEGFGLISCTAGDIENPKKNIPRALYLTVIFVILIYVAVSIAVVGNLSFAEIKLTADYALAVAAEPFAGAIGFTIIVIAALFSTSSAINATLYGGVNVCGLMSEKCEIPKCFNRRSFYGSRTGLFITSFIILVLIVLLDLSSVVMLGSAAFLLIYMSVNVAHLKLYKKTNANKYIIWSAIIGCLFSLIVLVYYEIFNSPLTLYIFVALVIVSFLFEWLYRKYIHLRT; encoded by the coding sequence ATGGGTAAGACTACTAAAGCTTTAAATGGAAAACCTATTGGGTTATGGTCAGCAATTGCCATTGGAATAGGGGGTATGATTGGAGCGGGTATCTTCTCTATTTTAGGTATTGCTACTGAAATTGCTGGTAATTTAGTATATATTTCATTCATTATTGCGGGTGTTATTGCGTTATTATGTGCTTATTCTTATGCTAAATTAAGTTCTAAATATCCATCTGCAGGTGGGCCAGTTATATTTTTAATTAGAGGATTTGGTGATGGGGTTTTAAGTGGAGGATTTAATATCCTTTTATATTTAGGTTATATTATTGTAATAAGTGTTTATGCTAAAGCTTTTGGAGTTTACGCAGCGACTCTTTTCTCTTCGACTCCATCACCGATTATTGCCACAATCTTAGCCATTAGTATTGTACTATTTTTCACAATTATTAACCTCTTAGGAGCAAAAGCCGTTGGAAAATCAGAAACTTTAATTGTAGCTATCAAAGTGGGAATATTAATCAGTTTTGCAGTGATAGGATTTTTCTTTATTAAAATATCTTATTTATCATTTCCAACAAACATATCTACTGGTAACGTGTTAACAGGTGCAGCATTACTTTTCATGGGATACGAAGGGTTTGGTTTAATATCCTGTACTGCAGGGGATATTGAAAATCCAAAAAAGAATATACCTAGAGCTTTATATTTAACTGTTATATTTGTAATTTTGATATATGTAGCAGTTTCTATTGCAGTAGTGGGCAACTTATCCTTCGCTGAAATTAAATTAACTGCAGATTATGCATTGGCAGTTGCAGCAGAACCCTTTGCAGGGGCAATTGGATTTACAATTATAGTTATAGCTGCACTTTTTTCAACTTCTTCAGCTATAAATGCAACACTCTATGGAGGAGTTAACGTTTGTGGGTTGATGTCTGAAAAATGTGAAATACCCAAATGTTTTAATCGAAGATCTTTTTATGGCAGTAGGACTGGTTTATTCATAACAAGTTTCATTATTCTAGTTTTGATAGTTTTATTGGATTTAAGTAGCGTAGTTATGTTAGGTAGTGCAGCGTTTTTACTGATTTACATGAGTGTTAACGTAGCTCACCTTAAATTATATAAAAAAACTAATGCTAATAAGTATATCATATGGTCAGCCATTATTGGATGTTTATTTTCATTAATTGTCTTGGTTTACTATGAAATATTCAACTCACCTCTAACTTTATACATTTTTGTAGCATTAGTAATCGTATCATTCCTTTTTGAATGGCTATACCGTAAATATATCCATCTAAGGACATAA
- a CDS encoding DUF389 domain-containing protein — protein MALLPPLATFGLHTGSENYILALSALILFLVNLVSINLVATISFIAQKIRPLKEKESINARRVAIRSIIVWISILIVLFALIRLQ, from the coding sequence GTGGCATTATTGCCACCACTAGCTACATTTGGACTCCATACAGGTTCAGAAAATTATATATTAGCATTAAGTGCATTGATCTTATTTTTAGTAAATTTGGTTAGCATAAATTTAGTTGCAACCATTTCATTCATAGCTCAAAAAATTAGACCATTAAAAGAAAAAGAATCTATAAATGCAAGAAGAGTTGCTATACGATCAATAATTGTGTGGATTTCAATTTTAATTGTTCTATTTGCTCTGATTAGACTTCAGTAG